In the Populus trichocarpa isolate Nisqually-1 chromosome 1, P.trichocarpa_v4.1, whole genome shotgun sequence genome, aaaataatttattttcctagtAAAGTTAGTCTTATccttttgagtttttaataGTGTTTCAGTCCCTGTTAATATGGAGTTATTTCTATTCAGGTTTGAGCTTTTAGGTTGTTGGGCTTCCTTGAACAGTTAAGGTTTTATGTCTGATCTCGACGTCCAAACTCCCACTGCTTTTGGTAAGCTAGCTTTTTTACTCATCTTAATTTTTGTTGCTAGTATGCTCACGAATTGTATTGTACTGATACTCGTATTGTTCTGAGATGTGACAAAACCTTCTACTCTATCTACACCTAGATGTCTGACAATTATGTGGTTTGCCATGGTAGATCCTTTTGCTGATGCAAATGCTGAGGACTCCGGTGCTGGGGCAAAAGAGTACGTGCACATTCGTACACAGCAACGCAATGGTAGAAAAAGCTTGACAACTGTGCAAGgtttgaaaaaagaattcagCTATAACAAGATACTCAAGGACCTCAAGAAAGAATTCTGCTGTAATGGTACAGTGGTGCAGGACCTTGAATTAGGCCAGGTATGTGTGTTTCAGCTTAGCATTTAAAATAGCCTTTGAATGTTTAGTCTCTCGTTGCTTATGTGATTGTTCCATACAGGTTATTCAACTTCAAGGTGACCAGCGCAAGAATGTCTCTACCTTTCTTGTTCAGGTAATTTCATTCCTTGTGCGAGCTGATGAGTTTAACAATCAGTTTTTCTCATTTGGGTTGTCTCCAAATACTGATATTTAGGTGGatccaaatttttaattttgttttgtttggtcaGGCTGGCATTGTGAAGAAGgagaatattaaaattcatgGTTTCTAAGCTGTTGCAGTAAATTTAAAACTCCACACCGTGCTCTCCCTGCTCTTATCAAGAACTTTAGAGATAttaaatctattattattattatcttgccTATGTTTGGTTGTATGACATATGCATCATTTGTTTCTGGTGTTGTCCAGATATCTGGTCTCTATATTGTGGGATGATAATGGAATTCTACACAGTTTGTATTTGTGTATTAAATAGCTATTGCTCTCTCGAGTCTAACAATAAATTATCGATGAAGTGTTGGGGTGTTCCTGGTTAATGCTCTTTTAACTGCTGTCGGCgccatatgttttttaaaaatatatttttattaaaaaaaacatcaaaatatttttttttcagattttttttctagtattagcacagaaaaaaaaaatcaaggcaaaTCGATTTTTGAAACTCACCCAGTTGGTAATTTAATACCAAACTGGCACAAAATGACAGGAAATTCAGCGGGTGGCCTATAGCCATCCTCACAACAGAGAGCAGAGACAATGGGTCTGCTGCCTCGTTTCTTTTGCAGGTAAACGCTACttgtttttccctcttttttttttttttttttttttcctgaacaGTGTCTTCAGCGAACAAGCTCTCTATAGCGATCCCAAGCAGAAGGGATTTTTTTCGACATTTTAGATTT is a window encoding:
- the LOC18095913 gene encoding protein translation factor SUI1 homolog 2 isoform X1 — translated: MSDLDVQTPTAFDPFADANAEDSGAGAKEYVHIRTQQRNGRKSLTTVQGLKKEFSYNKILKDLKKEFCCNGTVVQDLELGQVIQLQGDQRKNVSTFLVQVISFLVRADEFNNQFFSFGLSPNTDI
- the LOC18095913 gene encoding protein translation factor SUI1 homolog 2 isoform X2, which codes for MSDLDVQTPTAFDPFADANAEDSGAGAKEYVHIRTQQRNGRKSLTTVQGLKKEFSYNKILKDLKKEFCCNGTVVQDLELGQVIQLQGDQRKNVSTFLVQAGIVKKENIKIHGF